A DNA window from Ranitomeya imitator isolate aRanImi1 chromosome 2, aRanImi1.pri, whole genome shotgun sequence contains the following coding sequences:
- the LOC138667159 gene encoding olfactory receptor 5V1-like, giving the protein MDHTNISAVKYFIISGISDDSMIQVIIFLLVFIIFLLTLGCNFTILLLVSLDPQLHTPMYFFLCNLSILDIICSTNNLNNVLISFLSGDKTVSVPGCIVQIFVFLSMTCGELLILAVMGYDRYVAVCNPLRYHMIMNGRICALLAILCWVMGTVESIPTFLELLKFSCYKSPMVNHFFCDLMPVLILSCSDKHFLDLYILTFGVGISAFSPFLMTFISYVFIIATILKIRSTTSRRKAFYTCSSHLTVVILLYTTLTIQYLRPHPLVNLDSNKLMSLFNTAALPILNPLIYSLKNKEVKAALRKRMRSMPTNR; this is encoded by the coding sequence ATGGATCACACAAATATAAGTGCAGTAaaatattttattatctctgggatTTCTGATGACTCTATGATACAAGTCATCATATTTCTTCTGGTTTTTATCATTTTTCTTCTCACTCTTGGTTGTAACTTCACAATTCTTCTTCTAGTCAGTCTAGACCCTCAGCTTCACACCCCAATGTATTTCTTCCTCTGTAACCTTTCCATTCTGGATATCATTTGCTCAACGAACAATCTGAATAATGTTCTTATATCTTTCCTATCTGGAGATAAGACTGTCTCAGTTCCTGGATGTATAGTGCAGATCTTCGTATTTTTGTCTATGACGTGTGGGGAACTTTTAATCCTGGCTGTAATGGGTTACGACCGATATGTGGCTGTATGTAACCCTTTGCGCTATCACATGATAATGAATGGTAGAATATGTGCACTACTGGCCATCTTATGCTGGGTAATGGGCACAGTAGAAAGTATCCCCACATTTTTAGAGTTACTGAAGTTCTCTTGTTACAAGTCACCCATGGTCAACCATTTCTTCTGTGATTTAATGCCGGTGCTGATATTGTCTTGCAGTGATAAACATTTCTTAGACCTTTACATACTAACTTTTGGAGTAGGAATTTCGGCTTTTTCTCCATTTCTTATGACATTTATTTCCTATGTCTTCATTATTGCAACAATATTGAAGATACGCTCAACCACCAGCAGACGTAAAGCCTTCTACACTTGTTCCTCTCACCTCACAGTTGTCATTCTCCTCTATACCACTCTTACGATTCAGTACCTGAGGCCACATCCCTTGGTCAACTTAGACTCAAACAAACTTATGTCTCTGTTTAACACAGCAGCTTTACCCATCCTAAACCCATTGAtctacagtttaaaaaataaagagGTCAAAGCTGCTTTACGAAAAAGGATGAGATCTATGCCAACAAATCGGTAA